A stretch of Rhizobium sp. TH2 DNA encodes these proteins:
- a CDS encoding Hsp70 family protein: MASAIGLDFGTTNTVLAVRDGETTRSVGFESSAGHSDSMRTCLSFMKDAKLGAQALKVEAGAAAIRAFIDNPGEARFLQSIKTFAASAVFQGTLIHARRHQFEDLMEIFLKRLEKYAGTDLGSTYDRVVAGRPVKFAGSNPDENLALERYNSALNRLGFPQIHFVYEPVAAAFYFAQNLKQDATVLVADFGGGTTDYSLIRFESHAGKLTAVPLGHSGVGIAGDHFDFRIIDNVVSPQIGKGSFYKSFDKVLEIPSNYYANFGRWNQLSIFKTLKDFQDLKQLVRSSLDPERLETFIELIEHDEGYPLYQAVSAAKMKLSEAEEVEFYFPPLGQHSKRLIKRAAFESWIASDLAQIEGALDEVLVKTRTLPGAIDKVFLTGGTSFVPAVRRIFENRFDRDRIESGGELLSIAHGLALIGERDDIANWTTMPGETGPVSALRSRAR; this comes from the coding sequence ATGGCCTCGGCAATCGGCCTCGATTTCGGCACGACAAACACCGTGCTCGCCGTCCGGGATGGCGAGACGACCCGATCGGTGGGCTTTGAAAGCTCCGCCGGCCATTCCGACAGCATGCGGACCTGCCTGTCCTTCATGAAGGATGCCAAGCTCGGCGCGCAGGCCCTGAAGGTCGAAGCGGGTGCCGCGGCGATCCGTGCCTTCATCGACAATCCCGGCGAGGCCCGCTTCCTGCAGTCGATCAAGACCTTTGCCGCGAGCGCCGTCTTCCAGGGCACGCTGATCCATGCCCGGCGGCATCAGTTCGAAGACCTGATGGAGATCTTCCTCAAGCGGCTGGAAAAATATGCCGGTACGGATCTCGGTTCGACATACGACCGTGTGGTCGCCGGCCGTCCGGTGAAATTCGCCGGCTCCAATCCGGACGAGAACCTGGCGCTCGAACGCTACAACAGCGCGCTCAACCGGCTCGGATTTCCGCAGATTCATTTCGTCTACGAGCCGGTGGCGGCGGCCTTTTATTTCGCGCAGAACCTGAAGCAGGATGCCACCGTGCTGGTGGCCGATTTCGGCGGCGGCACGACCGACTATTCGCTGATCCGTTTCGAAAGCCATGCCGGCAAGCTCACGGCCGTGCCGCTCGGCCATTCCGGCGTCGGCATCGCCGGCGATCATTTCGATTTCCGGATCATCGACAACGTCGTCTCGCCGCAGATCGGCAAGGGCAGCTTTTACAAGAGCTTCGACAAGGTTCTTGAAATCCCGTCGAACTATTACGCCAATTTCGGCCGCTGGAACCAGCTGTCGATCTTCAAGACGCTGAAGGACTTCCAGGATCTCAAGCAGCTGGTGCGCTCGAGCCTCGATCCGGAACGGCTGGAAACCTTCATCGAGCTGATCGAGCATGACGAAGGCTATCCACTCTACCAGGCGGTCTCGGCGGCTAAGATGAAGCTGTCCGAAGCCGAGGAGGTCGAATTCTATTTCCCGCCGCTTGGGCAGCACTCGAAGCGCCTGATCAAGCGCGCGGCCTTCGAAAGCTGGATCGCCAGCGATCTCGCCCAGATCGAGGGTGCGCTCGACGAGGTGCTGGTCAAGACCCGCACCCTGCCCGGCGCGATCGACAAGGTGTTCCTCACCGGTGGGACCAGCTTCGTGCCCGCCGTGCGGCGCATCTTCGAGAACCGTTTCGACCGTGACCGGATCGAGAGCGGCGGCGAGCTGCTTTCCATCGCCCACGGCCTGGCGCTGATCGGCGAACGCGACGACATCGCCAACTGGACGACGATGCCGGGCGAAACAGGGCCAGTGTCGGCCCTCCGCTCTCGGGCGCGTTGA
- a CDS encoding pilus assembly protein, whose amino-acid sequence MSTADPEADFFSIVTGKVMKRFLKDRSGNFAILSAIVMVPLIISIGVAVEYRRAVNLRTMLQSSLDAGVLAGAKALSSGESQAMQAALDMFKADAKEIYDDGSIEALALKPTFTIADGIVSGAFSYPMKTPLLNIVSVKEVPVGVTSAADSGGSGVELAMVVDVSSSMEDDDKIKDLRKSAVALIDTLYKTAETRKDTWVSVVPFDGRVNVSDYSTGWIDKNLAPSNAGTNMNCTGLRSTTNRTSDALPEVEKFPPYLTGNNYGSSSTCGGTKVRGWSFEKTPIRNILLNLKTGYGTSIWEGAAWGHRMLSPKWKGRWGKADLPHDYGKGPPKVLILMTDGENTPGDYGDPFNTSAANLMQEATCAEMKKNGITIFAVAFDISDSAAKPLKNCASSLKHYFSSTTSVGMTEIFKQIGASLSTGKPRLVK is encoded by the coding sequence GTGTCAACGGCCGATCCTGAGGCTGATTTTTTCTCCATTGTGACTGGTAAGGTGATGAAAAGATTTCTGAAAGATCGATCGGGCAACTTTGCGATACTCTCCGCGATCGTCATGGTCCCGCTGATTATTTCGATCGGCGTCGCGGTGGAATATCGCCGGGCCGTCAATCTGCGCACGATGCTGCAGAGCAGTCTCGACGCCGGCGTGCTCGCTGGCGCCAAGGCGTTGTCAAGTGGTGAGAGCCAAGCAATGCAGGCGGCCCTGGACATGTTCAAGGCGGATGCGAAGGAAATCTACGACGACGGTAGCATTGAGGCTTTGGCGCTGAAACCCACTTTCACGATCGCGGATGGTATCGTCAGCGGCGCATTCAGCTATCCTATGAAAACGCCCCTGTTGAATATCGTTTCGGTCAAGGAGGTGCCGGTCGGCGTCACATCAGCCGCCGACTCCGGTGGTTCGGGGGTGGAACTGGCGATGGTCGTGGACGTCAGCAGTTCGATGGAGGACGACGACAAGATCAAGGACCTCCGCAAGAGCGCCGTTGCGCTGATCGACACCCTGTACAAGACCGCGGAGACGCGGAAGGACACCTGGGTCTCCGTGGTCCCTTTCGACGGGCGGGTGAACGTTTCGGATTACAGTACCGGTTGGATCGACAAGAATCTGGCACCTAGCAATGCCGGAACCAACATGAACTGTACCGGCCTGCGGTCGACAACAAACCGCACCAGCGATGCACTGCCCGAAGTGGAAAAATTTCCGCCTTATCTAACGGGCAACAACTACGGATCTTCCTCGACCTGCGGCGGCACCAAGGTTCGCGGCTGGTCCTTCGAGAAGACCCCGATCAGGAACATCCTGCTCAACCTCAAGACCGGCTATGGCACCAGCATCTGGGAAGGTGCGGCCTGGGGCCATCGCATGCTGTCGCCGAAATGGAAGGGCAGATGGGGCAAGGCGGACCTGCCGCACGACTATGGGAAAGGTCCACCGAAGGTCTTGATACTGATGACGGATGGAGAAAACACCCCCGGTGACTACGGCGACCCCTTCAACACGTCGGCGGCCAACCTCATGCAGGAGGCAACCTGCGCCGAAATGAAGAAAAACGGCATAACCATCTTCGCCGTTGCCTTCGATATCTCGGACTCCGCTGCCAAACCATTGAAGAACTGCGCATCGAGCCTCAAGCACTACTTTAGTTCCACCACGTCGGTGGGGATGACCGAGATCTTCAAGCAGATCGGCGCTTCGCTGTCGACTGGCAAGCCCAGGCTTGTGAAATGA